From Saprospiraceae bacterium, one genomic window encodes:
- a CDS encoding OmpA family protein, producing the protein MKFRTSIFSFLFCCCGFFLAAQPYNSNTPAALVKSGDEQIEKGQYYVALEQYEKAYKENKEKDVAIKIAQAHFLLRDYNKSAVWYGRVLSRDKNNLFFENRVAYGRALKMNAQYTEAAAEFNRYLGEGQNDELKAIAQIELDGIALLENTREDLSLVVKNIGSPVNNSESQASPALHPEGSLYFGSLSDKSSKSDEGIHFSKIFSSMLEKEKGWSKPVELEELINREGYHSSNVSFSRDGNTMFFTRVLSDGGFMEESKIYASSRTASGWSPAIEVTGVNGDYLSRHPNEGELFGSKVLFFSANIPGGKGGFDLYYANKTGEGQYSDPVNLGELNTASDDICPFYNEGTLYFSSNGLPSLGGFDVFNSTWNGSNWSKPNNMGKPINSEVDDIYYRMNPQSEIGFLVSNRPDPESKSLKGKTCCDDIYTVSKRKLVIELNAIVKNENNKAIKGVTGQLIEIVGGKEANIQSKSNPEGNQVNYLLDKDKSYKLVIAKDGYFPQEIQLNTVGIEKDQVINREFILKMMPPESEFEIITINEDIRLNKIYYDFDDDKILPESEPDLRALLDIMTKYPEMVIELSSHTDSRGDDSYNLKLSERRANSARRWLVNKGIEGKRIKAKGYGETKILNHCNNGEDCTDEEHRFNRRTEFKILEGPTSIEVKKEVLNKAYKPQNK; encoded by the coding sequence ATGAAATTCAGAACAAGTATTTTTTCATTTCTTTTTTGTTGCTGCGGTTTCTTTTTGGCTGCACAACCTTATAACAGCAATACACCTGCTGCATTGGTGAAATCAGGAGATGAACAAATCGAGAAAGGACAGTATTATGTGGCTTTGGAGCAATATGAAAAAGCCTATAAAGAAAATAAGGAAAAGGATGTGGCCATTAAAATTGCACAAGCCCATTTCCTGCTTCGCGATTACAATAAATCCGCCGTTTGGTATGGCAGAGTATTGAGCAGAGATAAGAACAATCTTTTTTTTGAAAACAGAGTAGCTTATGGCAGGGCACTTAAAATGAACGCACAATACACGGAGGCAGCCGCTGAATTCAACAGGTATTTGGGCGAAGGTCAAAATGACGAGTTGAAAGCCATTGCTCAAATAGAGCTCGACGGAATTGCCCTGCTCGAAAACACAAGGGAAGACCTTTCACTTGTTGTTAAAAATATTGGAAGTCCTGTCAATAACTCAGAATCACAAGCAAGTCCGGCCCTCCATCCGGAAGGAAGCCTTTATTTTGGATCCTTGTCTGACAAATCATCTAAATCTGATGAAGGAATCCATTTCTCAAAAATTTTCAGTTCAATGTTAGAAAAGGAAAAAGGTTGGAGTAAGCCCGTTGAATTGGAAGAATTAATTAACCGTGAAGGTTATCATTCGTCCAATGTTAGTTTCAGCAGGGATGGAAATACCATGTTTTTTACAAGGGTTTTGTCCGATGGTGGCTTTATGGAAGAAAGTAAAATATATGCTTCTTCAAGGACGGCTTCTGGCTGGAGCCCAGCCATTGAAGTGACTGGTGTCAATGGAGATTATTTGTCGCGCCATCCAAATGAAGGAGAACTTTTTGGATCAAAAGTGCTTTTCTTTTCCGCCAATATTCCAGGTGGAAAGGGTGGCTTCGATCTATATTATGCAAATAAAACAGGTGAAGGTCAATACAGCGATCCAGTTAACCTGGGAGAGCTCAATACCGCTTCTGATGACATATGTCCTTTTTATAATGAGGGTACTTTGTATTTCAGTTCCAATGGACTGCCCAGTTTAGGTGGTTTTGATGTTTTTAATAGCACTTGGAACGGATCCAATTGGTCCAAGCCAAACAATATGGGTAAACCAATAAATTCAGAAGTGGATGATATTTATTATCGAATGAATCCTCAGTCAGAAATTGGTTTTCTGGTGTCCAACAGGCCTGATCCAGAATCAAAATCATTAAAAGGCAAAACCTGTTGTGATGATATTTACACCGTGAGCAAACGCAAATTGGTAATTGAATTGAATGCAATCGTCAAAAACGAAAACAATAAGGCAATTAAGGGAGTCACCGGACAATTAATAGAAATTGTGGGTGGAAAAGAAGCCAATATTCAATCCAAAAGTAACCCGGAGGGGAATCAAGTCAACTACCTGCTTGACAAGGACAAATCCTATAAACTGGTCATTGCCAAAGATGGTTACTTTCCACAAGAAATCCAGTTAAACACAGTTGGAATAGAGAAAGATCAAGTGATTAACAGAGAGTTTATTTTAAAGATGATGCCACCAGAGTCAGAGTTTGAAATAATCACCATCAACGAAGACATAAGGCTTAATAAAATTTATTATGACTTTGATGATGACAAAATTCTCCCTGAATCAGAACCTGACCTTAGAGCACTTCTCGATATTATGACAAAATATCCAGAAATGGTCATTGAACTCAGTTCGCACACTGACAGCAGAGGTGACGACTCTTACAATTTAAAATTGTCAGAACGGAGAGCCAACTCCGCTCGAAGATGGTTGGTAAACAAAGGTATCGAAGGCAAAAGAATTAAAGCCAAGGGATACGGGGAAACAAAAATCTTAAACCACTGTAACAATGGAGAGGATTGCACAGACGAAGAGCATCGGTTTAACAGAAGGACAGAATTCAAAATTCTTGAAGGTCCTACCAGCATAGAAGTAAAAAAGGAAGTACTCAACAAGGCTTACAAACCACAGAATAAGTAA
- the ftsA gene encoding cell division protein FtsA — METQNIQNPDIVAALDIGTTKVCVVVGRRNILNKIEILGYGKVSSEGVIRGVVSNIDKTVKAICDAIDLAEKMSKQEIQRVHVGIAGQHIKSLQHQGVLYRNNPQEEVTQADVDKLIQDMYKIALPPGDQILHVIPQEFTVDEEEGIIDPIGMSGSRLQSNFHIITGNTSAASNILRCIEKAGLVAESITLEPLASAESVLAKEEKEAGVVMVDIGGGTTDVTIYNEGIIRYTSVIPIGSNIISKDIKAGCSVTIEQAEKLKVRFGSALSEEIVDNRIITIPGLMGREPKEISEKNLSRVIQARVEEIFEYVMWDIHRSGYENKISAGIVLTGGGSLLKNLDLLAEFQTGLSARIGHPTQHLSSHYMDEISNPMFATGVGLILEGFKKLPQKKEEKRKLPERTFDLQEEELPIGFEPMPTKSEAESRKESWFGKVVNKGYISVKEFFEASPDSEF, encoded by the coding sequence ATGGAAACTCAAAATATTCAAAATCCTGACATCGTAGCAGCACTGGATATCGGAACTACTAAAGTTTGTGTAGTGGTAGGAAGGAGAAACATTCTGAACAAAATAGAAATTCTCGGATATGGAAAAGTGAGTTCAGAGGGTGTGATCAGAGGAGTTGTCTCCAATATTGACAAGACCGTCAAAGCCATTTGTGACGCAATTGATCTGGCAGAAAAAATGAGCAAGCAGGAAATTCAACGTGTGCATGTAGGTATTGCTGGGCAACACATTAAAAGTCTTCAACATCAGGGGGTATTGTATCGGAACAATCCCCAAGAAGAAGTCACCCAAGCCGACGTTGATAAATTAATACAGGATATGTACAAGATAGCCCTGCCTCCCGGGGATCAGATTCTACACGTTATTCCTCAGGAATTTACAGTGGATGAAGAGGAGGGAATCATTGATCCGATCGGAATGTCTGGATCAAGGCTACAATCCAACTTTCACATCATCACAGGGAATACATCCGCAGCATCGAATATTCTCCGCTGCATTGAGAAAGCAGGTCTTGTGGCAGAAAGCATTACTTTGGAACCACTTGCATCCGCAGAATCGGTTTTGGCCAAGGAAGAAAAGGAAGCAGGTGTAGTTATGGTCGATATCGGTGGTGGCACAACCGATGTTACCATTTACAATGAAGGAATTATTCGATATACTTCGGTGATACCTATTGGCAGCAATATCATCTCCAAGGATATAAAGGCCGGCTGTTCAGTTACCATCGAGCAAGCGGAAAAATTAAAAGTAAGGTTTGGTTCAGCTTTGAGTGAAGAAATTGTGGACAACCGAATTATAACCATTCCGGGCTTAATGGGTAGGGAACCAAAGGAAATATCTGAGAAAAATCTTTCCAGAGTCATTCAGGCGAGGGTGGAGGAAATTTTTGAATATGTGATGTGGGATATCCATAGAAGCGGATATGAAAATAAAATTTCTGCTGGAATTGTACTGACAGGTGGCGGTTCGCTGTTAAAAAATCTGGACCTATTGGCGGAATTTCAAACAGGATTATCTGCAAGAATTGGTCATCCCACCCAACATTTAAGTTCGCACTACATGGACGAAATATCCAACCCTATGTTTGCAACCGGAGTCGGATTAATTTTAGAGGGTTTTAAAAAATTGCCTCAAAAGAAAGAAGAAAAAAGAAAGTTACCGGAACGAACCTTTGATCTTCAGGAAGAAGAACTGCCCATTGGATTTGAACCGATGCCTACCAAGTCTGAAGCTGAATCGCGCAAAGAGTCCTGGTTTGGAAAAGTGGTCAACAAAGGATACATTTCAGTCAAGGAATTCTTTGAAGCAAGCCCCGATTCTGAATTTTAG
- a CDS encoding PorP/SprF family type IX secretion system membrane protein produces MKLKILVFITCALFSMIQKLSAQDIHFTQFSFSPLHVNPAQTGGFNGSYRIGGIFRDQVAAVTGIGSEFRTIHFFIDANLTKGFRKQDWVGFGMNFLQDRSGVISLGSGGFIAAAAYHLGIGKNSDISVGAQYGAVTMNIKDKEKAIFENSIGGGQSPDLMKLQDRANYRDISVGLAYTTSLGTKKHKLVTGVNVARVNNPRVSLSQGGIGNRLGSMISAHASLEYRLNDKLDLIPMIWVRNLKSNTQIAPQCMVSYLFNSEKEIRLNGGLGYRLGDALEIMAGMDIKNIRFQIGFDLTVSGQTSAQSPSGFGAVELAAIYTGNIVKKPNPKPKVFCPRF; encoded by the coding sequence ATGAAACTTAAAATTTTGGTGTTTATCACTTGTGCGTTGTTTTCTATGATTCAGAAACTAAGCGCTCAAGATATCCACTTTACTCAATTTTCTTTTTCACCTCTGCACGTTAATCCGGCTCAAACTGGTGGATTCAACGGGTCTTATCGAATAGGAGGCATTTTTAGAGATCAAGTTGCTGCTGTTACTGGCATTGGCTCAGAGTTTAGGACCATTCATTTTTTTATTGATGCCAATTTGACAAAAGGGTTTAGAAAACAGGATTGGGTAGGATTTGGCATGAATTTTCTCCAAGATCGCTCCGGAGTGATATCCCTGGGTTCAGGAGGCTTTATTGCTGCTGCGGCTTATCACCTCGGTATTGGAAAAAATAGCGATATTTCAGTGGGGGCGCAATATGGTGCAGTCACTATGAATATTAAGGACAAAGAGAAAGCCATTTTTGAAAATAGCATCGGAGGTGGACAAAGTCCTGATCTGATGAAATTGCAGGATCGGGCCAATTATCGTGATATCTCAGTTGGTTTGGCATATACCACCAGTTTGGGAACCAAAAAGCACAAACTGGTGACAGGTGTCAATGTAGCCAGGGTCAATAATCCAAGAGTTTCACTTTCACAGGGCGGAATTGGTAATCGACTTGGATCGATGATTTCCGCGCATGCCTCGCTGGAATATCGTCTAAACGACAAACTTGATTTGATTCCTATGATTTGGGTTCGCAATCTTAAATCCAACACACAGATAGCCCCTCAATGTATGGTCAGTTATTTATTCAATTCTGAAAAGGAAATCAGACTGAATGGTGGTTTGGGATACAGACTTGGAGATGCACTTGAAATAATGGCCGGAATGGATATCAAGAACATACGATTCCAAATTGGTTTTGATCTCACCGTTTCAGGCCAGACTTCCGCACAAAGTCCATCAGGATTTGGAGCGGTCGAATTGGCGGCCATATACACAGGAAATATTGTCAAAAAGCCTAACCCTAAGCCAAAAGTGTTTTGCCCGAGATTTTAA
- the ftsZ gene encoding cell division protein FtsZ produces the protein MTQESIIKVIGVGGGGTNAVTQMYNLGIRGVDFAVCNTDHQSLDISSVPNKIQLGPLLTVGRGAGNNPEVGRQACLESVEELRRFLEKDTKMLFVTAGMGGGTGTGAAPIIAKIARELEILTVGIVTLPFQFEGPRRARLAYEGLDQLKQNVDSLIVISNNKLREMYGNLSMSSAFSNADNILATAAKGIAEIITVPGYINVDFEDVNFVMKDSGVAIMGSAYAKGDDRARRVIESALNSPLLEDNDIRGAKHILLNITTGKSPEITMDEVAEITEYVQQEAGFDTDLIWGSCVDESLEDQISVTLIATGFGQGYKNRSATETQVRKVVIDLDEEDKPLMDSHSSELSNTIEFDDPIPESHTKEDNRFNSLLFYSKPDPIDRKEDKIIDSYHINDQTIQAADPNAVKSSIGRKPLSEGRNLAEAENTPAYERKQIRLDKVNSSSETAMSKTRIFMDEENRLDIREENSFLHDNVD, from the coding sequence ATGACTCAAGAATCGATAATAAAAGTGATCGGAGTCGGTGGCGGCGGAACAAATGCCGTGACCCAAATGTATAATCTCGGTATTCGAGGGGTTGATTTTGCAGTTTGCAATACAGATCATCAAAGTCTCGATATAAGTTCCGTGCCCAATAAAATTCAGCTTGGACCTTTGTTGACGGTCGGTCGCGGAGCAGGTAACAACCCTGAGGTGGGAAGACAAGCATGCCTTGAATCTGTCGAAGAGTTGAGACGATTTCTGGAGAAGGATACCAAGATGCTTTTTGTGACAGCAGGAATGGGTGGTGGAACCGGTACGGGTGCAGCCCCAATTATCGCTAAAATTGCCAGAGAACTTGAAATCCTTACCGTTGGAATCGTGACCCTCCCTTTTCAGTTCGAAGGACCAAGAAGAGCCAGATTGGCCTATGAGGGTCTGGATCAGTTAAAACAAAATGTTGATTCATTGATCGTTATCTCCAATAACAAATTGAGGGAAATGTATGGCAACCTTTCAATGTCCAGTGCATTTTCCAATGCAGACAATATTTTGGCCACTGCCGCAAAAGGAATCGCTGAAATAATTACAGTGCCAGGCTATATCAATGTTGATTTTGAAGATGTCAACTTTGTCATGAAGGACAGTGGCGTTGCAATTATGGGTAGTGCTTATGCAAAGGGTGATGACAGAGCGCGCAGGGTCATTGAGAGCGCACTCAATTCTCCATTACTTGAGGACAACGATATTCGCGGGGCAAAGCACATCCTTTTGAATATCACGACTGGAAAATCTCCGGAGATCACCATGGATGAGGTCGCTGAAATCACTGAATATGTGCAACAGGAAGCCGGATTTGATACCGATTTGATTTGGGGATCTTGTGTGGATGAAAGTCTCGAAGATCAAATCAGTGTTACACTAATTGCTACAGGTTTTGGTCAAGGTTATAAGAACCGATCAGCGACAGAGACACAAGTTCGAAAAGTAGTTATAGATCTGGATGAAGAGGATAAACCCCTGATGGATTCACACTCCTCTGAGCTCTCCAATACGATCGAATTTGATGATCCAATTCCTGAAAGTCATACAAAAGAAGACAATCGATTTAACAGTCTCTTGTTTTATTCAAAACCAGACCCAATAGACAGAAAGGAAGATAAAATAATAGACAGTTATCATATCAATGATCAAACTATTCAAGCTGCAGACCCAAACGCTGTCAAATCGTCGATTGGAAGAAAACCACTTAGCGAAGGTCGCAACTTGGCTGAAGCGGAAAACACACCTGCATACGAGCGCAAGCAAATTAGATTGGACAAGGTCAATTCGTCTTCAGAGACGGCCATGTCCAAAACCCGGATTTTTATGGATGAGGAGAATCGTCTGGATATCCGGGAGGAGAATTCCTTTCTCCACGACAACGTAGATTAA